A region from the Vicinamibacteria bacterium genome encodes:
- a CDS encoding PQQ-binding-like beta-propeller repeat protein gives RDEVRNDWIGAIRALDSLTGELKWEFPIEPSAAGLLSTAGGLVFGGTRSGYLFALDDTTGEELWHFYAGRTVHASPITYLSDGRQRVTVAVGSSIFTFALPE, from the coding sequence TCGAGACGAAGTCCGAAACGACTGGATCGGTGCGATTCGTGCTCTGGATAGCCTGACCGGTGAGCTGAAGTGGGAGTTTCCCATCGAGCCGTCGGCCGCGGGGCTCCTCTCGACCGCCGGCGGGCTCGTTTTCGGCGGGACCCGGAGCGGTTATCTGTTCGCTCTCGACGATACGACGGGCGAAGAGCTCTGGCACTTCTACGCCGGCCGCACCGTCCACGCCTCCCCAATCACCTACCTGTCCGACGGACGGCAAAGGGTGACCGTGGCGGTGGGAAGCAGCATCTTCACCTTCGCGCTTCCCGAATAG